ACCAGAGCGTTTTCCGAAGCTGAAGCAGGTGTTGTAGGAATAGACTCCACAAATGACCAAAGAGCAGTGGAGAACCATGAGTCTGTACCATCGTCCTCTGTGCAACACTGATTTTGAATGGCTTCAGTAGGAAGACTTGAACCCTCCCCATTGCATAGGCCACCTAAACATTACCAAAAGTTGGAAATCTTAAGGAATTGTATGTACAGTTGTTACATAAGCAGAAGAGCTCTTAAAGGCTCCAGCCCCTCGATCCAATTGGAAACGAGAGATCCTGCCATGTGGAAGATGACATGGTCTTCAAATACCATCCATCTGACAAGAGCTCTATCATGCAAGCCAGAGAGTAAACATACAGACAAAGCAAGCCAACATAAATGAAAATATGATGCCATGTACAATACAATTTAGCGACTAAAAAATGCAATAATAACTGTACCAGGAATTGGTTCAGAAACAGCTTCAGGTGCCCAGATTTGGAAACTCGTCTGATTCACTTCATTATGGAAGGGATGAACATGATTGTTTGCAGCATTATTCTCGACATGTAGATAAGAATGTGACGCAGCATTTGATATACCAAAATCAAGATTATCGGGAAGATATGGTTGAAGAACTGGTCCTAGTCCACCTTGCCCCTGATCACCGACATCACCAAGAATCATAGCCGAATAGTTGAACTCATTTGCTTCTGCTAATCCATCCATTCCATTAGTTAACAAGTTTTCTGGTAGGGTTTCTGGGGGTTTCTCAGAGTTTTTGACATTAGGTTCTGGACCAAGAAGATCATCCATTTCAAGAAAATCTTCAAAGAGAAAACCACCCACACCCAGACCGGGTTCACAATCTTTTGTAGCAGATGCTACCAACTCAGGTGCTTCAACTGGTAACTGAGATTTAAGAGACTGAGGTTGGACAAAACTGGCCTGCACATTTGAATGTTGATAGTGGTGAGGCACCAAGTTTCGATCAGGTAAACTTGCATCTCCAGAGCAATGATTAACTAATATATGTCCATTTTCTTTCTCAGCAATAACTTCATCAAATGTGTACGAGTAATCAACGGTAAGGGGTTGAACAAATACAGCTTCATCAGCAAACACAGGGTCTTCTGCAATCTTCTTTAGGAACTCATCAATATCATCTTGTTCCTGTGGAACACTACTAACTATGTTATTGTTAACCGG
This genomic interval from Apium graveolens cultivar Ventura chromosome 8, ASM990537v1, whole genome shotgun sequence contains the following:
- the LOC141677400 gene encoding NAC domain-containing protein 17-like; protein product: MGAETSQKSSSSDSKLFPPGFRFHPTDEELVLYYLKRKICRRKLKPDMIAETDVYKWDPDELPGLSKLKTGDRQWFFLSPRDRKYPNGGRSHRATKHGYWKATGKDRTIACNSRSVGFKKTLVYYQGRAPAGERTDWVMHEYTLDEEELRRCPSAQDYYLLYKVYKKSGPGPKNGEQYGAPFREEDWTDVDCVGFSGFLEQEVDVSPIQEKENIVKEVDIPPIQEKENIVKEIDISPVNNNIVSSVPQEQDDIDEFLKKIAEDPVFADEAVFVQPLTVDYSYTFDEVIAEKENGHILVNHCSGDASLPDRNLVPHHYQHSNVQASFVQPQSLKSQLPVEAPELVASATKDCEPGLGVGGFLFEDFLEMDDLLGPEPNVKNSEKPPETLPENLLTNGMDGLAEANEFNYSAMILGDVGDQGQGGLGPVLQPYLPDNLDFGISNAASHSYLHVENNAANNHVHPFHNEVNQTSFQIWAPEAVSEPIPGGLCNGEGSSLPTEAIQNQCCTEDDGTDSWFSTALWSFVESIPTTPASASENALVNKAFERMSSFGRVKTKTAAGNPTTCGRRVQKFSFSVIGVVCALLWVLIGVSVKLFHGRISS